One part of the Sebastes fasciatus isolate fSebFas1 chromosome 8, fSebFas1.pri, whole genome shotgun sequence genome encodes these proteins:
- the slc12a5b gene encoding solute carrier family 12 member 5b isoform X3 — translation MPKENSPFINSSAASDADKSQYDGKNMALFEEEMDTSPMVSSLLSSLANYSNLPTGSKEHEEAENNEEGARPSKKPVKAPQLGTLMGVYLPCIQNIFGVILFLRMTWMVGIGGVFGSFIIVFMCCSTTMLTAISMSAIATNGVVPAGGSYYMISRSLGPEFGGAVGICFYLGTTFAGAMYILGCIEILLIYIIPQAAIFKFEGVEGPEAELALLNNMRVYGTLVLSFMSLVVFVGVKYVNKLALVFLACVILSIVSVYAGVIKTAIEAPVFPVCLLGNRTLLSKGYDVCAKIIEIDNETVTTKLWRSFCDSENLNATCDEYFTNNNVTEIQGIPGVTSGILAENLFGVYLEKGVFLEKRGLVSVADPDNPPTSTNRYVLADITSFFTLLVGIYFPSVTGIMAGSNRSGDLRDAQKSIPVGTIAAITTTSIVYMSSVVLFGACIEGVVLRDKFGEGVSGNLVIGTLAWPSPWVIVIGSFFSTCGAGLQSLTGAPRLLQAIARDGIIPFLRVFGHGKANGEPTWALLLTASICEIGIIIASLDAVAPILSMFFLMCYMFVNLACALQTLLRTPNWRPRFKFYHWALSFLGMSLCLSLMFICSWYYAMVAMGIATCIYKYIEFCGAEKEWGDGIRGISLSAARFALMRLEEGPPHTKNWRPQILVLVSMDAEQNVEQPRLLSLANQLKAGKGLTIVGTSVQGTFLDNYAEAQRADQSLRKLMETEKVKGFSQVVISSNLRDGTSHLIQVGGLGGLKHNTVMVSWPRNWKQREYHQQFRNFIEVVRETTIASLALLVPKNISSYPSNGERFTEGYIDVWWVVHDGGMLMLLPFLLRQHKVWRKCKMRIFTVAQLDDNSIQMKKDLITFLYHLRIDAAVEVVEMHDGDISAYTYEKTLVMEQRSQILKQMHLTKNEKEREIQSITDSSRGSIRRKNSTAPPPRSRHSIDEGASVAEQPEDESVAVSNPKQVQLIHSKNASKPTSPTSPTAPAAPAGGAATWTDNKGADKGKTLLAATPESAKDLFNMKPEWENLNQVDVRRMHTAMRLNEVITKKSKEAKLVLLNMPGPPKNRVGNENYMEFLEVLTEGLNRVLLVRGGGREVITIYS, via the exons ATGCCCAAAGAGAACAGTCCGTTCATCAACAGCAGTGCAGCCAGCGACGCCGATAAGAGCCAGTATGACGGCAAGAATATGGCTCTATTTGAG gAGGAGATGGATACCAGTCCAATGGTCTCCTCTCTGCTCAGCAGTCTGGCCAACTACTCCAACCTGCCGACAGGCAGCAAAGAGCACGAAGAGGCCGAGAATAACGAGGAGGGGGCACGTCCGTCTAAAAAACCTGTCAAG GCTCCACAGCTGGGCACTTTGATGGGCGTGTACCTGCCGTGTATCCAGAACATTTTTGGAGTGATCCTCTTCCTGCGGATGACCTGGATGGTCGGGATTGGAGGCGTGTTCGGCTCCTTCATAATCGTCTTCATGTGTTGCTCCACG ACGATGCTCACAGCCATCTCCATGAGTGCCATTGCAACAAATGGAGTCGTACCAG CTGGAGGTTCATATTACATGATCTCTCGCTCTCTGGGGCCTGAGTTCGGTGGAGCTGTTGGGATCTGCTTCTACTTAGGCACCACTTTTGCAGGTGCCATGTACATACTTGGCTGTATTGAAATTCTGCTG ATTTATATCATTCCCCAAGCAGCCATCTTTAAGTTCGAGGGCGTGGAGGGGCCGGAGGCAGAGTTGGCTCTCCTCAACAACATGCGGGTGTACGGCACCCTTGTGCTGAGCTTCATGTCACTGGTGGTGTTTGTGGGGGTGAAGTATGTGAACAAGCTGGCGCTGGTCTTCCTGGCCTGTGTTATCCTCTCCATCGTGTCTGTTTATGCCGGCGTCATCAAGACTGCCATCGAGGCCCCCGTCTTCCC CGTCTGCCTCCTGGGAAATCGAACACTTCTTTCTAAAGGATATGACGTCTGTGCAAAGATCATCGAAATAGACAATGAAACAGTCACCACCAAACTGTGGCGGTCCTTCTGTGATTCTGAGAACCTCAATGCCACGTGTGACGAATACTTCACCAACAACAACGTCACAGAGATACAGGGCATCCCCGGGGTCACTAGTGGCATCCTGGCAG AGAACCTGTTTGGTGTTTACCTGGAAAAAGGGGTGTTCCTGGAGAAGCGTGGACTTGTATCAGTCGCAGATCCAGACAATCCTCCAACCAGCACCAACCGCTACGTCCTGGCTGACATCACCAGCTTCTTCACCCTGCTGGTTGGGATATACTTTCCATCTGTCACAG GTATCATGGCGGGCTCCAACCGCTCTGGAGACCTTCGTGATGCTCAGAAGTCGATCCCCGTCGGCACCATTGCAGCCATCACCACCACGTCTATCGTGT ACATGTCCAGTGTGGTGCTGTTTGGTGCCTGTATAGAAGGAGTAGTCCTGAGGGACAA GTTTGGTGAAGGGGTCAGTGGTAACCTGGTGATCGGTACTCTGGCGTGGCCGTCTCCATGGGTCATTGTGATTGGCTCCTTCTTTTCCACTTGCGGAGCGGGACTCCAGAGTCTGACTGGAGCTCCACGTCTCCTACAGGCCATCGCTCGCGACGGCATCATCCCGTTTCTCAGA GTGTTTGGGCATGGCAAGGCCAACGGGGAGCCCACCTGGGCCCTTCTGCTCACAGCTAGCATCTGTGAGATTGGCATCATCATCGCCTCCCTGGATGCAGTCGCACCCATCCTCTCCAT GTTCTTCTTGATGTGCTACATGTTTGTCAATCTTGCCTGTGCCCTGCAGACTTTGCTGAGGACGCCAAACTGGAGGCCGCGCTTTAAGTTCTACCACtg GGCTCTGTCTTTCTTGGGTATGAGCCTGTGCCTGTCGCTCATGTTCATCTGTTCCTGGTATTACGCCATGGTCGCCATGGGCATCGCCACATGCATCTACAAATACATTGAGTTCTGCGG AGCGGAGAAGGAGTGGGGTGATGGGATACGTGGCATCTCTCTCAGCGCTGCACGCTTTGCTCTCATGAGGCTGGAGGAAGGACCGCCACACACCAAGAACTGGAG gccTCAGATCCTGGTTCTTGTGAGCATGGACGCTGAGCAGAACGTAGAGCAGCCTCGTCTGCTCTCTCTGGCCAATCAGCTGAAAGCAGGGAAGGGTCTGACCATCGTTGGCACCTCAGTTCAAGGAACCTTCCTCGACAACTACGCTGAGGCCCAGAGGGCAGATCAG TCTTTGCGTAAGTTGATGGAAACGGAGAAGGTGAAGGGCTTCTCTCAGGTGGTCATCTCCTCCAATCTTAGAGATGGGACGTCCCACCTGATCCAGGTTGGAGGACTGGGAGGTCTGAAGCACAACACTGTCATGGTCAGCTGGCCCCGAAACTGGAAACAGCGCGAGTACCACCAGCAATTTAGGAACTTTATTG AGGTGGTTAGAGAGACGACTATCGCCAGTCTGGCCTTGTTGGTTCCTAAGAATATCTCCAGCTACCCGTCCAATGGAGAGCGCTTCACTGAAGGCTACATAGATGTGTGGTGGGTTGTCCATGATGGAGGCATGTTGATGCTCCTGCCCTTCCTACTGCGTCAGCATAAG GTGTGGAGGAAGTGCAAGATGCGTATTTTCACTGTGGCTCAGTTGGATGACAATAGTATCCAGATGAAGAAAGACCTCATCACATTCCTCTATCACCTGCGCATCGATGCTgcggtggaggtggtggagatg cATGACGGTGACATCTCAGCCTACACCTATGAGAAGACTTTGGTAATGGAACAACGATCACAGATCCTCAAACAGATGCATCTGACCAAGaatgagaaggagagagag ATCCAAAGCATTACAGATTCATCCCGTGGGTCCATTCGGCGTAAAAACTCGACTGCCCCGCCGCCGCGGTCCCGGCACAGCATTGACGAAGGAGCCAGCGTGGCAGAGCAACCAGAAGATGAG TCTGTGGCTGTCTCCAACCCAAAACAGGTACAGCTGATCCACAGTAAGAACGCCTCCAAGCCGACCAGCCCCACAAGCCCCACGGCTCCCGCTGCGCCTGCAGGGGGCGCTGCGACCTGGACGGACAACAAGGGGGCAGACAAGGGGAAGACCCTTTTAGCAGCGACCCCAGAGTCGGCCAAAGACCTCTTCAACATGAAGCC GGAATGGGAGAACTT GAACCAGGTCGACGTGAGGCGCATGCACACAGCGATGCGACTCAATGAGGTCATCACGAAGAAGTCCAAGGAGGCAAAACTTGTCCTGCTCAACATGCCTGGACCACCCAAGAACCGTGTGGGCAATGAAAACT ACATGGAGTTCCTCGAGGTGCTCACCGAAGGTCTCAATCGGGTCCTCCTGGTGCGTGGAGGTGGACGTGAGGTCATCACCATCTACTCCTGA
- the slc12a5b gene encoding solute carrier family 12 member 5b isoform X2: MLNNMTDCEEGEGGSNSQGDGMPKENSPFINSSAASDADKSQYDGKNMALFEEEMDTSPMVSSLLSSLANYSNLPTGSKEHEEAENNEEGARPSKKPVKAPQLGTLMGVYLPCIQNIFGVILFLRMTWMVGIGGVFGSFIIVFMCCSTTMLTAISMSAIATNGVVPAGGSYYMISRSLGPEFGGAVGICFYLGTTFAGAMYILGCIEILLIYIIPQAAIFKFEGVEGPEAELALLNNMRVYGTLVLSFMSLVVFVGVKYVNKLALVFLACVILSIVSVYAGVIKTAIEAPVFPVCLLGNRTLLSKGYDVCAKIIEIDNETVTTKLWRSFCDSENLNATCDEYFTNNNVTEIQGIPGVTSGILAENLFGVYLEKGVFLEKRGLVSVADPDNPPTSTNRYVLADITSFFTLLVGIYFPSVTGIMAGSNRSGDLRDAQKSIPVGTIAAITTTSIVYMSSVVLFGACIEGVVLRDKFGEGVSGNLVIGTLAWPSPWVIVIGSFFSTCGAGLQSLTGAPRLLQAIARDGIIPFLRVFGHGKANGEPTWALLLTASICEIGIIIASLDAVAPILSMFFLMCYMFVNLACALQTLLRTPNWRPRFKFYHWALSFLGMSLCLSLMFICSWYYAMVAMGIATCIYKYIEFCGAEKEWGDGIRGISLSAARFALMRLEEGPPHTKNWRPQILVLVSMDAEQNVEQPRLLSLANQLKAGKGLTIVGTSVQGTFLDNYAEAQRADQSLRKLMETEKVKGFSQVVISSNLRDGTSHLIQVGGLGGLKHNTVMVSWPRNWKQREYHQQFRNFIEVVRETTIASLALLVPKNISSYPSNGERFTEGYIDVWWVVHDGGMLMLLPFLLRQHKVWRKCKMRIFTVAQLDDNSIQMKKDLITFLYHLRIDAAVEVVEMHDGDISAYTYEKTLVMEQRSQILKQMHLTKNEKEREIQSITDSSRGSIRRKNSTAPPPRSRHSIDEGASVAEQPEDEVQLIHSKNASKPTSPTSPTAPAAPAGGAATWTDNKGADKGKTLLAATPESAKDLFNMKPEWENLNQVDVRRMHTAMRLNEVITKKSKEAKLVLLNMPGPPKNRVGNENYMEFLEVLTEGLNRVLLVRGGGREVITIYS; the protein is encoded by the exons gtGATGGGATGCCCAAAGAGAACAGTCCGTTCATCAACAGCAGTGCAGCCAGCGACGCCGATAAGAGCCAGTATGACGGCAAGAATATGGCTCTATTTGAG gAGGAGATGGATACCAGTCCAATGGTCTCCTCTCTGCTCAGCAGTCTGGCCAACTACTCCAACCTGCCGACAGGCAGCAAAGAGCACGAAGAGGCCGAGAATAACGAGGAGGGGGCACGTCCGTCTAAAAAACCTGTCAAG GCTCCACAGCTGGGCACTTTGATGGGCGTGTACCTGCCGTGTATCCAGAACATTTTTGGAGTGATCCTCTTCCTGCGGATGACCTGGATGGTCGGGATTGGAGGCGTGTTCGGCTCCTTCATAATCGTCTTCATGTGTTGCTCCACG ACGATGCTCACAGCCATCTCCATGAGTGCCATTGCAACAAATGGAGTCGTACCAG CTGGAGGTTCATATTACATGATCTCTCGCTCTCTGGGGCCTGAGTTCGGTGGAGCTGTTGGGATCTGCTTCTACTTAGGCACCACTTTTGCAGGTGCCATGTACATACTTGGCTGTATTGAAATTCTGCTG ATTTATATCATTCCCCAAGCAGCCATCTTTAAGTTCGAGGGCGTGGAGGGGCCGGAGGCAGAGTTGGCTCTCCTCAACAACATGCGGGTGTACGGCACCCTTGTGCTGAGCTTCATGTCACTGGTGGTGTTTGTGGGGGTGAAGTATGTGAACAAGCTGGCGCTGGTCTTCCTGGCCTGTGTTATCCTCTCCATCGTGTCTGTTTATGCCGGCGTCATCAAGACTGCCATCGAGGCCCCCGTCTTCCC CGTCTGCCTCCTGGGAAATCGAACACTTCTTTCTAAAGGATATGACGTCTGTGCAAAGATCATCGAAATAGACAATGAAACAGTCACCACCAAACTGTGGCGGTCCTTCTGTGATTCTGAGAACCTCAATGCCACGTGTGACGAATACTTCACCAACAACAACGTCACAGAGATACAGGGCATCCCCGGGGTCACTAGTGGCATCCTGGCAG AGAACCTGTTTGGTGTTTACCTGGAAAAAGGGGTGTTCCTGGAGAAGCGTGGACTTGTATCAGTCGCAGATCCAGACAATCCTCCAACCAGCACCAACCGCTACGTCCTGGCTGACATCACCAGCTTCTTCACCCTGCTGGTTGGGATATACTTTCCATCTGTCACAG GTATCATGGCGGGCTCCAACCGCTCTGGAGACCTTCGTGATGCTCAGAAGTCGATCCCCGTCGGCACCATTGCAGCCATCACCACCACGTCTATCGTGT ACATGTCCAGTGTGGTGCTGTTTGGTGCCTGTATAGAAGGAGTAGTCCTGAGGGACAA GTTTGGTGAAGGGGTCAGTGGTAACCTGGTGATCGGTACTCTGGCGTGGCCGTCTCCATGGGTCATTGTGATTGGCTCCTTCTTTTCCACTTGCGGAGCGGGACTCCAGAGTCTGACTGGAGCTCCACGTCTCCTACAGGCCATCGCTCGCGACGGCATCATCCCGTTTCTCAGA GTGTTTGGGCATGGCAAGGCCAACGGGGAGCCCACCTGGGCCCTTCTGCTCACAGCTAGCATCTGTGAGATTGGCATCATCATCGCCTCCCTGGATGCAGTCGCACCCATCCTCTCCAT GTTCTTCTTGATGTGCTACATGTTTGTCAATCTTGCCTGTGCCCTGCAGACTTTGCTGAGGACGCCAAACTGGAGGCCGCGCTTTAAGTTCTACCACtg GGCTCTGTCTTTCTTGGGTATGAGCCTGTGCCTGTCGCTCATGTTCATCTGTTCCTGGTATTACGCCATGGTCGCCATGGGCATCGCCACATGCATCTACAAATACATTGAGTTCTGCGG AGCGGAGAAGGAGTGGGGTGATGGGATACGTGGCATCTCTCTCAGCGCTGCACGCTTTGCTCTCATGAGGCTGGAGGAAGGACCGCCACACACCAAGAACTGGAG gccTCAGATCCTGGTTCTTGTGAGCATGGACGCTGAGCAGAACGTAGAGCAGCCTCGTCTGCTCTCTCTGGCCAATCAGCTGAAAGCAGGGAAGGGTCTGACCATCGTTGGCACCTCAGTTCAAGGAACCTTCCTCGACAACTACGCTGAGGCCCAGAGGGCAGATCAG TCTTTGCGTAAGTTGATGGAAACGGAGAAGGTGAAGGGCTTCTCTCAGGTGGTCATCTCCTCCAATCTTAGAGATGGGACGTCCCACCTGATCCAGGTTGGAGGACTGGGAGGTCTGAAGCACAACACTGTCATGGTCAGCTGGCCCCGAAACTGGAAACAGCGCGAGTACCACCAGCAATTTAGGAACTTTATTG AGGTGGTTAGAGAGACGACTATCGCCAGTCTGGCCTTGTTGGTTCCTAAGAATATCTCCAGCTACCCGTCCAATGGAGAGCGCTTCACTGAAGGCTACATAGATGTGTGGTGGGTTGTCCATGATGGAGGCATGTTGATGCTCCTGCCCTTCCTACTGCGTCAGCATAAG GTGTGGAGGAAGTGCAAGATGCGTATTTTCACTGTGGCTCAGTTGGATGACAATAGTATCCAGATGAAGAAAGACCTCATCACATTCCTCTATCACCTGCGCATCGATGCTgcggtggaggtggtggagatg cATGACGGTGACATCTCAGCCTACACCTATGAGAAGACTTTGGTAATGGAACAACGATCACAGATCCTCAAACAGATGCATCTGACCAAGaatgagaaggagagagag ATCCAAAGCATTACAGATTCATCCCGTGGGTCCATTCGGCGTAAAAACTCGACTGCCCCGCCGCCGCGGTCCCGGCACAGCATTGACGAAGGAGCCAGCGTGGCAGAGCAACCAGAAGATGAG GTACAGCTGATCCACAGTAAGAACGCCTCCAAGCCGACCAGCCCCACAAGCCCCACGGCTCCCGCTGCGCCTGCAGGGGGCGCTGCGACCTGGACGGACAACAAGGGGGCAGACAAGGGGAAGACCCTTTTAGCAGCGACCCCAGAGTCGGCCAAAGACCTCTTCAACATGAAGCC GGAATGGGAGAACTT GAACCAGGTCGACGTGAGGCGCATGCACACAGCGATGCGACTCAATGAGGTCATCACGAAGAAGTCCAAGGAGGCAAAACTTGTCCTGCTCAACATGCCTGGACCACCCAAGAACCGTGTGGGCAATGAAAACT ACATGGAGTTCCTCGAGGTGCTCACCGAAGGTCTCAATCGGGTCCTCCTGGTGCGTGGAGGTGGACGTGAGGTCATCACCATCTACTCCTGA
- the slc12a5b gene encoding solute carrier family 12 member 5b isoform X1 → MLNNMTDCEEGEGGSNSQGDGMPKENSPFINSSAASDADKSQYDGKNMALFEEEMDTSPMVSSLLSSLANYSNLPTGSKEHEEAENNEEGARPSKKPVKAPQLGTLMGVYLPCIQNIFGVILFLRMTWMVGIGGVFGSFIIVFMCCSTTMLTAISMSAIATNGVVPAGGSYYMISRSLGPEFGGAVGICFYLGTTFAGAMYILGCIEILLIYIIPQAAIFKFEGVEGPEAELALLNNMRVYGTLVLSFMSLVVFVGVKYVNKLALVFLACVILSIVSVYAGVIKTAIEAPVFPVCLLGNRTLLSKGYDVCAKIIEIDNETVTTKLWRSFCDSENLNATCDEYFTNNNVTEIQGIPGVTSGILAENLFGVYLEKGVFLEKRGLVSVADPDNPPTSTNRYVLADITSFFTLLVGIYFPSVTGIMAGSNRSGDLRDAQKSIPVGTIAAITTTSIVYMSSVVLFGACIEGVVLRDKFGEGVSGNLVIGTLAWPSPWVIVIGSFFSTCGAGLQSLTGAPRLLQAIARDGIIPFLRVFGHGKANGEPTWALLLTASICEIGIIIASLDAVAPILSMFFLMCYMFVNLACALQTLLRTPNWRPRFKFYHWALSFLGMSLCLSLMFICSWYYAMVAMGIATCIYKYIEFCGAEKEWGDGIRGISLSAARFALMRLEEGPPHTKNWRPQILVLVSMDAEQNVEQPRLLSLANQLKAGKGLTIVGTSVQGTFLDNYAEAQRADQSLRKLMETEKVKGFSQVVISSNLRDGTSHLIQVGGLGGLKHNTVMVSWPRNWKQREYHQQFRNFIEVVRETTIASLALLVPKNISSYPSNGERFTEGYIDVWWVVHDGGMLMLLPFLLRQHKVWRKCKMRIFTVAQLDDNSIQMKKDLITFLYHLRIDAAVEVVEMHDGDISAYTYEKTLVMEQRSQILKQMHLTKNEKEREIQSITDSSRGSIRRKNSTAPPPRSRHSIDEGASVAEQPEDESVAVSNPKQVQLIHSKNASKPTSPTSPTAPAAPAGGAATWTDNKGADKGKTLLAATPESAKDLFNMKPEWENLNQVDVRRMHTAMRLNEVITKKSKEAKLVLLNMPGPPKNRVGNENYMEFLEVLTEGLNRVLLVRGGGREVITIYS, encoded by the exons gtGATGGGATGCCCAAAGAGAACAGTCCGTTCATCAACAGCAGTGCAGCCAGCGACGCCGATAAGAGCCAGTATGACGGCAAGAATATGGCTCTATTTGAG gAGGAGATGGATACCAGTCCAATGGTCTCCTCTCTGCTCAGCAGTCTGGCCAACTACTCCAACCTGCCGACAGGCAGCAAAGAGCACGAAGAGGCCGAGAATAACGAGGAGGGGGCACGTCCGTCTAAAAAACCTGTCAAG GCTCCACAGCTGGGCACTTTGATGGGCGTGTACCTGCCGTGTATCCAGAACATTTTTGGAGTGATCCTCTTCCTGCGGATGACCTGGATGGTCGGGATTGGAGGCGTGTTCGGCTCCTTCATAATCGTCTTCATGTGTTGCTCCACG ACGATGCTCACAGCCATCTCCATGAGTGCCATTGCAACAAATGGAGTCGTACCAG CTGGAGGTTCATATTACATGATCTCTCGCTCTCTGGGGCCTGAGTTCGGTGGAGCTGTTGGGATCTGCTTCTACTTAGGCACCACTTTTGCAGGTGCCATGTACATACTTGGCTGTATTGAAATTCTGCTG ATTTATATCATTCCCCAAGCAGCCATCTTTAAGTTCGAGGGCGTGGAGGGGCCGGAGGCAGAGTTGGCTCTCCTCAACAACATGCGGGTGTACGGCACCCTTGTGCTGAGCTTCATGTCACTGGTGGTGTTTGTGGGGGTGAAGTATGTGAACAAGCTGGCGCTGGTCTTCCTGGCCTGTGTTATCCTCTCCATCGTGTCTGTTTATGCCGGCGTCATCAAGACTGCCATCGAGGCCCCCGTCTTCCC CGTCTGCCTCCTGGGAAATCGAACACTTCTTTCTAAAGGATATGACGTCTGTGCAAAGATCATCGAAATAGACAATGAAACAGTCACCACCAAACTGTGGCGGTCCTTCTGTGATTCTGAGAACCTCAATGCCACGTGTGACGAATACTTCACCAACAACAACGTCACAGAGATACAGGGCATCCCCGGGGTCACTAGTGGCATCCTGGCAG AGAACCTGTTTGGTGTTTACCTGGAAAAAGGGGTGTTCCTGGAGAAGCGTGGACTTGTATCAGTCGCAGATCCAGACAATCCTCCAACCAGCACCAACCGCTACGTCCTGGCTGACATCACCAGCTTCTTCACCCTGCTGGTTGGGATATACTTTCCATCTGTCACAG GTATCATGGCGGGCTCCAACCGCTCTGGAGACCTTCGTGATGCTCAGAAGTCGATCCCCGTCGGCACCATTGCAGCCATCACCACCACGTCTATCGTGT ACATGTCCAGTGTGGTGCTGTTTGGTGCCTGTATAGAAGGAGTAGTCCTGAGGGACAA GTTTGGTGAAGGGGTCAGTGGTAACCTGGTGATCGGTACTCTGGCGTGGCCGTCTCCATGGGTCATTGTGATTGGCTCCTTCTTTTCCACTTGCGGAGCGGGACTCCAGAGTCTGACTGGAGCTCCACGTCTCCTACAGGCCATCGCTCGCGACGGCATCATCCCGTTTCTCAGA GTGTTTGGGCATGGCAAGGCCAACGGGGAGCCCACCTGGGCCCTTCTGCTCACAGCTAGCATCTGTGAGATTGGCATCATCATCGCCTCCCTGGATGCAGTCGCACCCATCCTCTCCAT GTTCTTCTTGATGTGCTACATGTTTGTCAATCTTGCCTGTGCCCTGCAGACTTTGCTGAGGACGCCAAACTGGAGGCCGCGCTTTAAGTTCTACCACtg GGCTCTGTCTTTCTTGGGTATGAGCCTGTGCCTGTCGCTCATGTTCATCTGTTCCTGGTATTACGCCATGGTCGCCATGGGCATCGCCACATGCATCTACAAATACATTGAGTTCTGCGG AGCGGAGAAGGAGTGGGGTGATGGGATACGTGGCATCTCTCTCAGCGCTGCACGCTTTGCTCTCATGAGGCTGGAGGAAGGACCGCCACACACCAAGAACTGGAG gccTCAGATCCTGGTTCTTGTGAGCATGGACGCTGAGCAGAACGTAGAGCAGCCTCGTCTGCTCTCTCTGGCCAATCAGCTGAAAGCAGGGAAGGGTCTGACCATCGTTGGCACCTCAGTTCAAGGAACCTTCCTCGACAACTACGCTGAGGCCCAGAGGGCAGATCAG TCTTTGCGTAAGTTGATGGAAACGGAGAAGGTGAAGGGCTTCTCTCAGGTGGTCATCTCCTCCAATCTTAGAGATGGGACGTCCCACCTGATCCAGGTTGGAGGACTGGGAGGTCTGAAGCACAACACTGTCATGGTCAGCTGGCCCCGAAACTGGAAACAGCGCGAGTACCACCAGCAATTTAGGAACTTTATTG AGGTGGTTAGAGAGACGACTATCGCCAGTCTGGCCTTGTTGGTTCCTAAGAATATCTCCAGCTACCCGTCCAATGGAGAGCGCTTCACTGAAGGCTACATAGATGTGTGGTGGGTTGTCCATGATGGAGGCATGTTGATGCTCCTGCCCTTCCTACTGCGTCAGCATAAG GTGTGGAGGAAGTGCAAGATGCGTATTTTCACTGTGGCTCAGTTGGATGACAATAGTATCCAGATGAAGAAAGACCTCATCACATTCCTCTATCACCTGCGCATCGATGCTgcggtggaggtggtggagatg cATGACGGTGACATCTCAGCCTACACCTATGAGAAGACTTTGGTAATGGAACAACGATCACAGATCCTCAAACAGATGCATCTGACCAAGaatgagaaggagagagag ATCCAAAGCATTACAGATTCATCCCGTGGGTCCATTCGGCGTAAAAACTCGACTGCCCCGCCGCCGCGGTCCCGGCACAGCATTGACGAAGGAGCCAGCGTGGCAGAGCAACCAGAAGATGAG TCTGTGGCTGTCTCCAACCCAAAACAGGTACAGCTGATCCACAGTAAGAACGCCTCCAAGCCGACCAGCCCCACAAGCCCCACGGCTCCCGCTGCGCCTGCAGGGGGCGCTGCGACCTGGACGGACAACAAGGGGGCAGACAAGGGGAAGACCCTTTTAGCAGCGACCCCAGAGTCGGCCAAAGACCTCTTCAACATGAAGCC GGAATGGGAGAACTT GAACCAGGTCGACGTGAGGCGCATGCACACAGCGATGCGACTCAATGAGGTCATCACGAAGAAGTCCAAGGAGGCAAAACTTGTCCTGCTCAACATGCCTGGACCACCCAAGAACCGTGTGGGCAATGAAAACT ACATGGAGTTCCTCGAGGTGCTCACCGAAGGTCTCAATCGGGTCCTCCTGGTGCGTGGAGGTGGACGTGAGGTCATCACCATCTACTCCTGA